In the Clostridium beijerinckii genome, one interval contains:
- a CDS encoding cyanophycinase yields the protein MKKVLSGNLIIIGGAEDKEGKKEILKRVCDSIDKSKDTLLIATIATDYPKEAANKYKEVFGELEVKNIKVLDISERTEASDDMNVELIRDSSLIFFTGGDQLKITSLIGGTPVYDALEEAWKNGAFIVGTSAGASVMSDTMIVQGEDDDDPRKCTLKMSPGLGLIKDVIIDQHFAQRGRIGRLLTGIAQNPEVLGIGIDENTGIVVNQSGMIEVIGEGAVYFIDGSAITYTNVSELYADDILSMHNVKLHVLTDGNKFDLIKKSPFEEEKFNHEDNTKENI from the coding sequence TTGAAAAAAGTTTTAAGTGGTAATTTAATAATCATTGGAGGAGCCGAAGATAAAGAAGGCAAAAAAGAAATTTTAAAAAGAGTATGTGATTCAATTGACAAAAGTAAAGATACTTTATTAATTGCAACTATTGCAACTGATTATCCTAAAGAGGCCGCAAATAAATATAAAGAGGTATTTGGAGAACTTGAAGTAAAAAATATAAAGGTATTAGATATAAGTGAGAGAACAGAAGCATCTGATGATATGAATGTAGAGCTAATCAGAGATTCTTCATTAATATTTTTTACCGGTGGAGATCAATTAAAAATAACAAGTTTAATTGGCGGAACTCCGGTTTATGATGCATTAGAAGAAGCTTGGAAGAATGGTGCATTTATAGTAGGTACTTCAGCAGGAGCATCCGTAATGAGTGACACAATGATAGTTCAAGGGGAAGATGATGATGATCCTAGAAAATGCACATTAAAAATGTCTCCAGGCCTTGGGTTGATTAAGGATGTTATAATTGACCAACATTTTGCTCAAAGAGGAAGAATAGGGAGATTATTAACAGGAATTGCACAAAACCCTGAGGTTTTAGGAATAGGAATAGATGAGAATACAGGAATAGTAGTAAACCAATCTGGAATGATAGAGGTAATAGGTGAAGGAGCAGTTTACTTTATTGATGGTAGTGCAATTACATATACTAATGTTTCAGAATTATATGCAGATGATATTTTGAGTATGCATAATGTTAAGTTGCATGTATTAACTGATGGAAATAAATTTGATCTTATAAAAAAGTCACCTTTTGAGGAGGAAAAGTTTAATCATGAAGATAATACAAAAGAGAATATATGA